A window of the Streptomyces sp. Ag109_O5-10 genome harbors these coding sequences:
- a CDS encoding GNAT family N-acetyltransferase translates to MTLQTDLHGGGAPLAPGTSPLDNAVWAALTGPHAHLGERIGRAARYPDDVYAYAALADPTDPAAWADLRTLVGPGATVKIKSAEAAPPDWEVVGGGTGVQFVDTALRAEPVSEAVRLGPDDVPEMLDLVARTAPGPFRTRTVEMGSYLGIRHRGRLIAMAGERLRLPGWTEISAVCTDPDHRGRGLATRLVRAVAAGIRERGDTPFLHAAPGNANAIRLYESIGFTERLRGRTLLLRSPGTTTNAGLL, encoded by the coding sequence GTGACCCTCCAGACCGACCTCCACGGAGGCGGGGCCCCGCTCGCACCCGGCACGTCCCCGCTCGACAACGCCGTCTGGGCGGCCCTCACCGGCCCGCACGCCCACCTCGGGGAGCGGATCGGCCGGGCGGCCCGGTATCCCGACGACGTCTACGCCTACGCGGCGCTCGCGGACCCCACCGACCCGGCGGCCTGGGCCGACCTGCGCACGCTCGTCGGCCCGGGAGCGACGGTGAAGATCAAGTCGGCCGAGGCGGCACCGCCGGACTGGGAGGTGGTCGGCGGCGGAACCGGCGTCCAGTTCGTGGACACGGCACTGCGGGCCGAGCCGGTCTCCGAGGCGGTCAGGCTCGGGCCGGACGACGTGCCCGAGATGCTGGACCTGGTCGCCCGCACCGCACCCGGCCCGTTCCGCACCCGGACCGTCGAGATGGGCAGCTATCTCGGTATCCGGCACCGCGGGCGGCTGATCGCCATGGCGGGGGAGCGGCTGCGGCTGCCCGGCTGGACGGAGATCAGCGCGGTCTGCACCGACCCGGACCACCGGGGCCGGGGCCTGGCCACCCGCCTGGTCCGCGCGGTCGCCGCCGGGATCAGGGAGCGCGGCGACACCCCGTTCCTGCACGCGGCGCCGGGCAACGCGAACGCGATCCGGCTCTACGAGTCGATCGGCTTCACCGAGCGGCTGCGCGGCCGCACCCTGCTGTTGCGCAGCCCGGGAACAACCACGAACGCCGGTCTGTTGTGA
- a CDS encoding putative leader peptide translates to MTRVLSPSRRTVLHSRPHIDLQRVAGALCCS, encoded by the coding sequence GTGACACGTGTCCTCAGCCCCAGCCGCCGTACCGTCCTGCACTCCCGGCCGCACATCGACCTGCAGCGCGTGGCCGGCGCGCTCTGTTGTTCCTGA
- a CDS encoding LLM class flavin-dependent oxidoreductase: MSSSPASHLHLAVALDGTGWHPASWREPVARPRELFTAGYWADLVAEAERGLIDFVTIEDGLGLQSSHYGELDGRTDQVRGRLDAVLIASRIAPLSSHIGLVPTVIATHTEPFHVSKAIATLDYVSTGRAGLRVQISARPHEADHFGRRTFPPIDLTELRSPAGQQRLTEHFDEAADHVEVVRRLWDSWEDDAEIRDAATGRFIDRNKLHYIDFEGRHFSVKGPSITPRPPQGQPLVTALGHQTVPYRLIARQADVGYVTPRDAADARAIVAEIRAEQEAAGRAGDTVHVFGDLVVFLDDDQAAAVARKERLDALDGAEYTSDARVFTGTATQLTDLLEEFAAQGLTGFRLRPAVLGHDLPRITADLVPELQRRNRFRTAYEADTLRGLLGLARPANRYVAAATA; the protein is encoded by the coding sequence GTGTCCTCATCTCCCGCGTCCCACCTGCACCTCGCCGTCGCCCTGGACGGCACCGGCTGGCATCCGGCGTCCTGGCGCGAGCCGGTCGCCCGCCCCCGTGAGCTGTTCACCGCCGGCTACTGGGCCGACCTGGTCGCCGAGGCCGAGCGAGGTCTGATCGACTTCGTCACCATCGAGGACGGCCTCGGCCTGCAGTCGTCGCACTACGGCGAGCTCGACGGCCGTACCGACCAGGTCCGCGGCCGTCTGGACGCCGTCCTGATCGCGTCCCGGATCGCGCCGCTGTCGAGCCACATCGGTCTGGTGCCGACGGTGATCGCCACCCACACCGAGCCGTTCCACGTCTCCAAGGCGATCGCCACCCTGGACTACGTCAGCACCGGCCGCGCCGGACTGCGGGTGCAGATCTCCGCCCGCCCCCACGAGGCGGACCACTTCGGCCGGCGTACCTTCCCGCCGATCGACCTGACCGAACTGCGGTCCCCCGCCGGGCAGCAGCGGCTCACCGAGCACTTCGACGAGGCCGCCGACCATGTCGAGGTGGTGCGCAGGCTCTGGGACAGCTGGGAGGACGACGCCGAGATCCGGGACGCCGCCACCGGCCGCTTCATCGACCGCAACAAGCTGCACTACATCGACTTCGAGGGCCGGCACTTCAGCGTCAAGGGCCCCTCCATCACCCCGCGCCCGCCGCAGGGCCAGCCGCTCGTCACCGCGCTCGGCCACCAGACCGTGCCCTACCGGCTGATCGCCCGCCAGGCCGACGTCGGCTACGTCACCCCGCGGGACGCCGCCGACGCCCGCGCGATCGTCGCCGAGATCCGCGCCGAGCAGGAGGCCGCCGGGCGGGCCGGCGACACCGTGCACGTCTTCGGCGACCTCGTGGTCTTCCTCGACGACGACCAGGCCGCGGCCGTCGCCCGCAAGGAGCGGCTGGACGCCCTCGACGGCGCCGAATACACCAGCGACGCCCGTGTCTTCACCGGCACGGCGACTCAACTCACCGATCTGCTGGAGGAGTTCGCCGCCCAGGGACTCACCGGCTTCCGCCTGCGCCCCGCCGTCCTCGGCCACGACCTGCCGCGCATCACCGCGGACCTGGTCCCCGAACTCCAGCGCCGCAACCGCTTCCGCACCGCCTACGAGGCGGACACCCTGCGCGGCCTGCTCGGGCTCGCCCGCCCCGCCAACCGCTACGTCGCCGCTGCCACCGCCTGA
- a CDS encoding NtaA/DmoA family FMN-dependent monooxygenase (This protein belongs to a clade of FMN-dependent monooxygenases, within a broader family of flavin-dependent oxidoreductases, the luciferase-like monooxygenase (LMM) family, some of whose members use coenzyme F420 rather than FMN.), whose product MSKPLKQIHLAAHFPGVNNTTVWSDPAAGSHIEFSSFTHFAKTAERAKFDFLFLAEGLRLREQGGKIYDLDVVGRPDTFTVLAALAAVTDHLGLTGTINSTFNEPYEVARQFASLDHLSGGRAAWNVVTSWDAFTGENFRRGGFLPQDERYSRAQEFLATANELFDSWHGDEILADQTTGTFLSDARAGSFVHKGPQFDIHGQFNVPRSPQGRPVIFQAGESDEGREFAASSADAIFSRYATLDAGQAFYTDVKSRLAKYGRRPEDLLILPAASFVLGDTDAEAEEIAHQVRRQQVSGATALRHLEFVWNRDLSSYDPEGPLPDVDPLVGEEHISRGRAQVRMYRDPLAVAREWRELAEANKWSIRDLVINTGNRQTFVGSPATVARTINDFVQADVSDGFILVPHITPGGLDTFADTVVPLLQEQGVFRTEYEGTTLRDHLGLAHPDEKRSERVAS is encoded by the coding sequence ATGAGCAAGCCGCTGAAGCAGATCCACCTGGCCGCACACTTCCCAGGCGTCAACAACACGACCGTGTGGAGCGACCCGGCCGCCGGCAGCCACATCGAGTTCAGCTCCTTCACCCACTTCGCGAAGACCGCCGAACGCGCCAAGTTCGACTTCCTGTTCCTCGCCGAGGGCCTACGGCTCCGCGAACAGGGCGGGAAGATATACGACCTCGACGTGGTCGGCCGTCCCGACACCTTCACCGTCCTCGCCGCCCTGGCCGCCGTCACCGACCACCTCGGGCTGACCGGCACCATCAACTCCACCTTCAACGAGCCCTACGAGGTGGCCCGCCAGTTCGCCAGCCTGGACCACCTCTCCGGCGGCCGGGCCGCGTGGAACGTGGTCACCTCCTGGGACGCCTTCACCGGCGAGAACTTCCGGCGCGGCGGCTTCCTGCCGCAGGACGAGCGCTACTCCCGTGCCCAGGAGTTCCTCGCCACCGCGAACGAGCTCTTCGACTCCTGGCACGGCGACGAGATCCTCGCCGACCAGACCACCGGCACCTTCCTGAGCGACGCCAGGGCCGGCTCGTTCGTGCACAAGGGCCCGCAGTTCGACATCCACGGCCAGTTCAACGTGCCGCGCTCCCCGCAGGGCCGCCCGGTGATCTTCCAGGCGGGCGAGTCCGACGAGGGCCGCGAGTTCGCCGCGTCCAGCGCCGACGCGATCTTCAGCCGGTACGCCACCCTCGACGCCGGGCAGGCCTTCTACACCGACGTGAAGTCCCGCCTCGCCAAGTACGGCCGCCGCCCCGAGGACCTGCTGATCCTGCCCGCCGCCAGCTTCGTCCTCGGCGACACCGACGCGGAGGCCGAGGAGATCGCCCACCAGGTGCGCCGCCAGCAGGTCAGCGGCGCGACCGCCCTCAGGCACCTGGAGTTCGTCTGGAACCGGGACCTGTCGTCGTACGACCCGGAGGGACCGCTGCCCGACGTCGACCCGCTCGTCGGCGAGGAGCACATCTCCCGCGGCCGCGCCCAGGTCCGGATGTACCGCGACCCGCTCGCCGTCGCCCGCGAGTGGCGCGAGCTCGCCGAGGCCAACAAGTGGTCCATCCGCGACCTCGTGATCAACACCGGGAACCGGCAGACCTTCGTCGGCTCCCCGGCCACCGTCGCCCGCACCATCAACGACTTCGTGCAGGCCGACGTCTCCGACGGCTTCATCCTGGTCCCGCACATCACCCCCGGCGGCCTCGACACCTTCGCCGACACGGTCGTACCGCTCCTCCAGGAGCAGGGCGTCTTCCGCACCGAGTACGAGGGCACCACCCTGCGCGACCACCTCGGCCTCGCCCACCCGGACGAGAAGCGGAGCGAGCGGGTGGCGTCGTGA
- a CDS encoding LLM class flavin-dependent oxidoreductase — MRFLAITLIVHRPDPVTGRLKSTHDRFREVLDNAVLAEELGFDGFGVGERHERPFISSSPTVVLSHVAALTRRIRLFTAVTTLSLLDPVRAYEDYATLDHLSEGRLDLIIGKGNGSAQRELFHVTPEDQWERNAESYEVFRRLWRQDKVTARTRFRPELTDAEVWPRPYQRPVRVWHGSATSKESVDLAARYGDPLFSANVTNPIEPYAELIRYYRERWRHYGHDPAGIAVGAGTAGLLVAPTSQQALAAYRPVFEANLAFFRRAGLPVVFETLEDFVARSSALIGSPQQVIDKVHRYHEQFGHTVLHLHADAGGLTDTQHRDSLELFQSAVAPALRKDIPDPPFPWAPVHPAAEEPAHV; from the coding sequence GTGAGGTTCCTGGCGATCACCCTGATCGTGCACCGCCCGGATCCGGTCACGGGGAGGTTGAAGTCCACCCACGACCGGTTCCGCGAGGTCCTCGACAACGCCGTGCTCGCCGAGGAACTGGGCTTCGACGGCTTCGGGGTGGGGGAGCGGCACGAGCGCCCGTTCATCTCCTCCTCGCCGACCGTGGTGCTCAGCCATGTCGCCGCCCTCACCCGGCGCATCCGGCTCTTCACCGCGGTGACCACCCTGAGCCTGCTGGACCCCGTCCGGGCCTACGAGGACTACGCGACCCTCGATCACCTCTCCGAGGGCCGCCTCGACCTGATCATCGGCAAGGGCAACGGCTCCGCCCAGCGCGAGCTGTTCCACGTCACGCCCGAGGACCAGTGGGAGCGCAACGCCGAGAGCTACGAGGTGTTCCGGCGGCTGTGGCGGCAGGACAAGGTGACGGCGAGGACCCGGTTCCGGCCGGAGCTGACGGACGCCGAGGTCTGGCCGCGCCCCTACCAGCGGCCGGTCCGGGTCTGGCACGGCAGCGCCACCAGCAAGGAGTCCGTCGACCTCGCCGCCCGCTACGGCGACCCGCTGTTCTCCGCGAACGTCACCAACCCCATTGAGCCGTATGCCGAGTTGATTCGCTACTACCGGGAACGCTGGCGGCACTACGGCCACGACCCGGCGGGCATCGCCGTCGGCGCCGGTACGGCGGGCCTGCTGGTGGCGCCCACCAGCCAGCAGGCGCTGGCCGCGTACCGCCCGGTGTTCGAGGCGAACCTGGCCTTCTTCCGTCGTGCCGGGCTGCCGGTCGTCTTCGAGACCCTGGAGGACTTCGTGGCCCGCAGCTCGGCGCTGATCGGCAGTCCGCAGCAGGTCATCGACAAAGTGCACCGCTACCACGAGCAGTTCGGGCACACCGTCCTGCATCTGCACGCCGACGCCGGGGGACTGACGGACACTCAACACCGCGACTCGCTGGAGCTCTTCCAGTCGGCGGTGGCGCCGGCACTGCGCAAGGACATCCCCGACCCGCCCTTCCCCTGGGCACCCGTGCACCCGGCCGCCGAGGAGCCCGCCCATGTCTGA
- a CDS encoding LLM class flavin-dependent oxidoreductase gives MSDIPLGVLDLVPIPSGATAAEALRNSVELAQRTEEFGYARYWFAEHHLNPGVAGTSPAVVLALTAAATSTIRLGSGAVQLGHRTALSTVEEFGLLDAVHPGRLDLGLGRSGGRPPAEKAAAPTATPVVDSRAPNGLVVPARFSFAHLLRSPRFALHRRLLLLPNAESQEYAAQIDDILALLAGTYRTEDGVEAHVVPGEGADVEVWILGSSGGESAQVAGERGLRFAANYHVSPATVLEAVDGYRAHFQPSDVLDKPYVSVSADVVVAEDDATARELATGYGPWVRSIRTAEGAIPFPTPEEARAHVWTDEDRELVQDRLDTQFVGSPRHVADRLEQLQQATGADELLITTITHDQADRVRSYELLAAEWRRR, from the coding sequence ATGTCTGACATCCCGCTCGGCGTCCTCGACCTGGTGCCGATACCGAGCGGTGCCACCGCCGCCGAAGCCCTGCGCAACTCCGTCGAACTCGCCCAGCGCACCGAGGAGTTCGGCTACGCCCGCTACTGGTTCGCCGAGCACCACCTCAACCCGGGTGTGGCCGGCACCTCACCCGCGGTCGTCCTGGCACTGACCGCCGCCGCCACCTCCACGATCCGGCTGGGCTCCGGTGCCGTACAACTCGGCCACCGCACCGCCCTGTCCACGGTCGAGGAGTTCGGCCTCCTCGACGCCGTGCACCCGGGCCGCCTCGACCTGGGCCTGGGCCGGTCGGGCGGGCGTCCGCCCGCGGAGAAGGCCGCGGCGCCGACGGCGACCCCGGTGGTCGACAGCAGAGCCCCCAACGGCCTGGTCGTCCCGGCCCGCTTCTCCTTCGCCCATCTCCTGCGCTCGCCCCGGTTCGCACTCCACCGCAGGCTGCTCCTGCTCCCGAACGCCGAGTCCCAGGAGTACGCCGCACAGATCGACGACATCCTCGCCCTGCTCGCCGGGACCTACCGCACGGAGGACGGCGTCGAGGCCCACGTCGTACCCGGCGAGGGCGCCGACGTCGAGGTGTGGATCCTGGGCAGCAGCGGCGGCGAGAGCGCGCAGGTCGCGGGCGAGCGGGGCCTGCGCTTCGCCGCCAACTACCACGTCAGCCCGGCCACGGTCCTGGAGGCGGTGGACGGCTACCGCGCGCACTTCCAGCCGTCGGACGTCCTCGACAAGCCGTACGTCAGCGTCTCCGCGGACGTCGTGGTCGCCGAGGACGACGCCACCGCCCGGGAGCTCGCCACCGGCTACGGGCCCTGGGTCCGCAGCATCCGCACCGCCGAGGGGGCCATCCCCTTCCCCACCCCCGAGGAGGCCCGCGCCCACGTCTGGACCGACGAGGACCGCGAACTGGTCCAAGACCGCCTCGACACCCAGTTCGTGGGAAGCCCGCGGCACGTCGCCGACCGTCTGGAACAGCTCCAGCAGGCCACCGGAGCCGACGAGTTGCTCATCACCACGATCACCCACGACCAGGCCGACCGGGTCCGCTCGTACGAACTCCTCGCGGCGGAGTGGCGCCGCCGCTGA
- a CDS encoding M12 family metallopeptidase: MTRRYCSLPQQPAPAFAPGLAAERLGALVSGRRMWVNGTVLHYYFFDADTDASVIPVPGTGETRRVPWAGAKEQRDVVRECFREWQDLGIGVTFAEVFDRCEAELRIGFQPGDGSWSAVGRDALSVGAGERTMNLGWDLTEPGGRWTALHEIGHALGMRHEHQNPFAGVHWDDEAVYADLAGPPHHWSRDRTHFNILRTLDPSEANGSVWDPQSVMQFPFGPGLVLEPEQYHGGLYPPGSLSPADKEFVLRWYPPAEPPAELVPFRSAPLCLGPGGQADFAVEPPETRVYSVGTFGESDSVVVVFEERDGEPRYLAGHDDGGTSHNTRIRVRLVKGRRYAVRVRLHSTWGSGETAVMCW, translated from the coding sequence ATGACCCGACGCTACTGCTCGCTTCCGCAGCAGCCTGCCCCGGCGTTCGCGCCGGGACTGGCCGCCGAGCGGCTCGGCGCGCTCGTGAGCGGACGGCGGATGTGGGTCAACGGGACGGTGCTGCACTACTACTTCTTCGACGCCGACACGGACGCCTCGGTGATCCCGGTCCCGGGGACCGGGGAGACCCGCCGGGTGCCGTGGGCGGGTGCGAAGGAGCAGCGGGACGTGGTGCGCGAGTGCTTCCGGGAGTGGCAGGACCTCGGCATCGGGGTGACGTTCGCCGAGGTCTTCGACCGGTGCGAGGCGGAGCTGCGGATCGGCTTCCAGCCGGGGGACGGGTCCTGGTCGGCGGTGGGGCGGGACGCGCTCTCGGTGGGGGCGGGCGAGCGCACCATGAACCTGGGCTGGGACCTGACCGAGCCCGGCGGACGGTGGACGGCGCTGCACGAGATCGGGCACGCGCTCGGGATGCGGCACGAGCACCAGAACCCGTTCGCGGGCGTCCACTGGGACGACGAGGCGGTCTACGCCGACCTCGCCGGTCCGCCGCATCACTGGAGCCGGGACCGGACCCACTTCAACATCCTGCGCACGCTGGATCCGTCCGAGGCCAACGGCTCGGTGTGGGACCCGCAGTCCGTGATGCAGTTCCCCTTCGGTCCGGGGCTGGTCCTGGAGCCTGAGCAGTACCACGGCGGCCTGTACCCGCCGGGGTCGCTGTCCCCGGCCGACAAGGAGTTCGTGCTCCGCTGGTACCCGCCGGCCGAGCCGCCGGCCGAGCTGGTGCCGTTCCGCTCGGCGCCGCTGTGCCTGGGGCCCGGCGGCCAGGCGGACTTCGCCGTGGAGCCGCCGGAGACCCGCGTCTACAGCGTGGGCACCTTCGGTGAGAGCGACTCCGTCGTCGTGGTCTTCGAGGAGCGCGACGGGGAACCGCGCTACCTCGCCGGCCACGACGACGGAGGCACCTCGCACAACACGAGGATCAGGGTCAGGCTCGTCAAGGGCCGCCGCTATGCCGTCCGCGTCCGTCTCCACTCCACGTGGGGGTCGGGGGAGACAGCGGTCATGTGCTGGTGA
- a CDS encoding LuxR C-terminal-related transcriptional regulator, which produces MTTYGRDARTLELPWPFTGREDELELVRRASVAGRQGVVVTGPAGVGKTRLITEAVHGTDCVRVTGTPETGALPFAAFAHLLSDRVSLPGAVRHLSGVRLLVVDDAHLLDEASAALVHQLAAHGRTRLVVAATGTAPVPGAVSRLWTGELLTHLALAPLPYDETAALLEGTGLEPLTVRRLHRVCRGDLRLLRDLAGALRGSGPLTRVPDTGEWAWRGPLPRTAAVRDRIATLLDGQGPGERDTLERLAFAEPLPLHLDDAPDLAALERLETDGLVHVDDRGAVRLAHPLHGPALRASAGRLRARRLARTPAQCAAALKAEQAQLEQCIEQLDVREVPAPVGEWLAAADLPVPPGYAAVRARYSWLRGELREAAAWAREGLRAAPGDAACRTELARAAAERGEDAVVRGDGGLAHYGAVRLGDPEGAAAAAARLDGVLGRHAEAVARGAGPALDRAAEALAARGLLLFAAEAHAQAVRAHRDPRAARMSRTRALALVRRCQGARTPALSGLVLGELTARQRQIVTLAAAGLSNRQIAEQLTLSVRTVGNHLYSAYTRLGANDRAALPWLVDQPDRQSA; this is translated from the coding sequence GTGACGACTTACGGACGGGATGCGCGAACCCTCGAACTGCCCTGGCCGTTCACCGGCCGGGAGGACGAACTGGAGCTGGTCAGGCGGGCGTCGGTGGCCGGCCGCCAGGGTGTCGTGGTGACCGGCCCGGCCGGTGTCGGCAAGACCCGGCTGATCACCGAGGCCGTCCACGGCACCGACTGCGTCCGGGTGACGGGCACCCCCGAGACCGGCGCCCTGCCGTTCGCCGCGTTCGCGCACCTGCTCTCCGACCGCGTCTCGCTGCCCGGCGCGGTCCGGCACCTGTCCGGGGTACGGCTCCTGGTCGTCGACGACGCCCACCTCCTGGACGAGGCCTCGGCCGCCCTCGTCCACCAGCTCGCCGCGCACGGCCGCACCCGCCTCGTGGTGGCCGCCACCGGCACGGCACCCGTCCCCGGCGCGGTCTCCCGGCTGTGGACCGGGGAGCTCCTCACCCACCTCGCCCTGGCGCCGCTGCCGTACGACGAGACGGCCGCGCTGCTCGAAGGCACTGGCCTGGAGCCGCTGACCGTGCGCCGCCTGCACCGGGTGTGCCGGGGCGACCTGCGGCTGCTGCGCGACCTGGCCGGTGCGCTGCGCGGGTCCGGCCCGCTGACCCGGGTCCCGGACACCGGCGAATGGGCCTGGCGCGGCCCGCTGCCCCGCACCGCGGCCGTACGGGACCGGATCGCCACCCTGCTGGACGGGCAGGGGCCCGGCGAGCGCGACACGCTCGAACGCCTCGCCTTCGCCGAGCCGTTGCCGCTCCACCTCGACGACGCCCCCGACCTGGCCGCCCTCGAGCGGCTGGAGACCGACGGCCTCGTCCACGTCGACGACCGGGGCGCCGTCCGCCTCGCCCATCCCCTGCACGGCCCGGCACTGCGCGCCTCGGCGGGCCGGCTCCGGGCCCGCCGGCTGGCCCGCACCCCCGCGCAGTGCGCGGCCGCCCTGAAGGCCGAACAGGCACAACTGGAACAGTGCATCGAGCAGTTGGACGTACGGGAGGTGCCGGCCCCGGTGGGGGAGTGGCTGGCGGCGGCAGACCTGCCCGTACCGCCCGGGTACGCGGCCGTGCGTGCCCGGTACTCGTGGCTTCGGGGGGAGCTGCGAGAGGCGGCGGCGTGGGCGAGGGAGGGACTGCGGGCGGCGCCGGGCGACGCTGCCTGCCGTACCGAACTCGCCCGTGCCGCCGCCGAACGGGGGGAGGACGCCGTAGTGCGCGGGGACGGGGGTCTCGCGCACTACGGCGCCGTACGGCTCGGGGACCCCGAGGGGGCCGCGGCGGCCGCGGCGCGGCTGGACGGCGTGCTCGGCCGGCACGCGGAGGCGGTGGCCCGCGGCGCCGGACCCGCCCTGGACCGGGCGGCCGAGGCGCTGGCGGCCCGCGGTCTGCTGCTGTTCGCGGCCGAGGCGCACGCCCAGGCGGTCCGCGCCCACCGCGACCCGCGCGCCGCCCGGATGTCCCGCACCCGCGCGCTCGCCCTCGTCCGCCGCTGCCAGGGCGCCCGCACCCCGGCCCTGTCCGGCCTGGTGCTCGGCGAACTCACCGCCCGCCAGCGGCAGATCGTCACCCTCGCCGCCGCGGGTCTCAGCAACCGGCAGATCGCCGAGCAACTGACCCTGTCCGTACGCACGGTGGGCAACCATCTCTACAGCGCCTACACCCGCCTCGGCGCGAACGACCGGGCGGCACTGCCCTGGCTGGTGGACCAGCCGGACCGGCAGTCGGCCTAG